The following nucleotide sequence is from Natronosalvus caseinilyticus.
CGCCGCTCGTTCGAGTGCCGACTCGACGTCGAGTTCCTCGTCGTCGGCGACGGCGGCCCGACTCGAGTTCGCCAGGGCGACGACCTCGTGGCCGTACTCGCCGGCGAGTTCCGCGACCGACCCGCCGACGGCCCCGGCACCGAGAATCGCGAGGCGCATCAGATCTCACCTCCCGACAGCGGCTCGATCAGACCGAGTCCCTTCTCGTCGGCGAGCGAGCGAAGGCCCTCCAGGACGGTCTCGCGTCGACCCGTGTCCACGGCGAGGCGAAGTCGCGCGCTCGAGACCGCGTCGGTTCCGTCGGGAGCGTTCAGCGAGAGGTCGAGAACGCCGGCGTGGGCGTCGCCTTCGATTCGTGAGAGCGAATCCGAGAGGTCGGTCTCGACGAGGTGGCCGACGAGCACCACGGTCAGTTCCTCGCCGTAGCGCTCGGGTCCGGCCTGGATGACGTTGATGCCGGCCTCGCGCAACCCGTCGACGACGTCGTCGAACCGGGCCGGGACGCACTCGAGGTCGACCTCGACGGGGATGTGCCCTCGCGGGGTGATGTTTCCGCGCTCGTGGTGGATGCTCAGGAGGTTGCCGCCGTTTTCGCTGATCGGTGCCAGCGCCCGGAGGAGTTCGCCTGGTTCGTCGATCAGCTCGAGGCGGACGGTGTAGGCCTGTCGGCCGCCGTCGGTCTCCGGGGTGTCGCCTTCGCTGTCGACCGCGGTGGCGTCGGCATCAGCCTCGGCCTCGGAGTCGGCCGCAGCTCCTGTTGTCGACGACCCGGAAGCGTACTCGTCACTCATCGACGATCCCTCCCGACGGTCGTCCACGCGTCGTCATGGCTCCATCTGCGTAACGGGCATAAAAAAGCGTATAGGCGTCGCCAAAACTGACCGGCGGTGTCAGCAGGTGCCACGGTTAGCGGTTCAGGGCTCGATCTCGGGGCTCAGGACTCAGAAGTGGTCCTTCCCCGGGTTCGAGGACCCCCAGTCCCCGCGTCCGCCCTCGGTTCGGTCGATGCCCATGATCGACTCGGCCTGGTCGGGTCCGCCGAGGCTCTCGCGCGGGTCCGGAACCCGGACGGTGATGTCGGTGATTTCGGGCCAGGTCAGCAACTCGGCCTCGATGTTGCTGGTCGTGATGTCGGCGACCTCACAGCCGGTACAGCCGCCGCCGAGTTCGATAATCACCTCGCCGGTCTCCGGATCGGCTTCGCGAACGGCGCTCGTCCCGCCGTGCATCTTGATGATCGGCATCTCGCGGGTGAGCCACTGCTCGACGCGCGCTTTCAGTGGCTCGTCGTCGGCGTCGGTCATTGGGCGTTCTAGGAAGGCGACCGCCGAAAGGGTTTGGTTTAGCGTCGACGACGCCAGGCCTCGAGCGCGAGTGTCCCGCCGACGACGCCGGCAGCGCCCGCGGCGGTGAATCCGGGAGTCGGGTCGCTGTCGTCGTCTTCGGGACCGTCTTCGGACTGGTTGCCGTCGTCGTCACCGGTCTCGTTCTCGGCGTCGGTCTCGTTGCCCGATTCGCCTGGTTCGGTTTCGTTGCCTCCGTCACCGGTTCCCGATCCGGAGCCGTCCGCCGCGTCGAACGACGGCGGGTCGACCTGTTCACCGGCCTCGCTCGCGAAGACGTACAGCGTGCCTTCGGTCCCGGCGTTGGGGAGGATTGGCGTACTGCTGGCGACGAACGTCGCCGACGGCTCGAGCACCCGGGCCGTCCAGAACGCCGCAACGGACGGGTCTCGCCAGGCGGCAATCTCCTGGGGTTCCTCGAGCGTCGAGAGGTCGTGGAGCTTTACGCCGCCACGGTACCACGAGGAGTAGAGGAGTCCGTCGCGAAGTTCGAAGTTGTGCGAGGTCGTCCACTGGCCGGCCTCGTAGGCGCCGTTCGGCGTCTCTGGCGCGTCGATCGTCGTCGCGTGGACGGGGTTCTCGAGGTCGATGACGTCGTAGAGGTCGATGCCGCCGTGTCGGTCGGCCTCGGGTGCGTCGGTCACCCAGGCCTCCCGGCCCACCGCGAGGATCGACCCGGTATCGTCGAGCGCGCCGTAGTGGTCGTTGCCCGGGAGTCCGGTGTAGTAGTCCATCATCTCGGCGTCGCTGATCTCGAGTTGTTCCTCGAGGGACGTCTCCGAGACGTGGGAAACGTACGTCGGGTCGCTCGGATCGCTCACGTCGACGAGGTAGGTGCCGGCGTTCCAGAAGGGGAGGACGGCTATCTCGTCGTGGACGGTTACGTCGTGAAGGTACCAGAGGAAAGGTTCGACGACGTCGTCCCACCGCGGCTCGTGATCGAGCAGCGACCATTCGCCGAGGCGTTGGGGGTCGTCCCCGCTCAGGTCGTAGATTTCGACCGCGTTCGGCCGCCGATTCTGCCCCACCTCGTTGCGGGGGAGGTAGAGACGATCACCGTCGAGAAAGCAGTTGTGGAGGTGATACCCCGTCTCGACGGGCTCGCCGATCAGCGTCGGGTTCGCGGGATCGCTCACGTCGTACTGGAAGAACCCGTGGAAGACATTGGGTCCGCCGGGATTTGCCGGCCCGGGGACGATCAGCCGGTCGCCACTGACCTCGACGTCGAGAATCTCGGTGAACGAGCGGTCCTCGTTCTGGACGTCCTCGAGGAGCCCTCGTCTGTCGGCCAGCACCTGCGGATCGGTCGGATCGCTCACGTCGACGGTGGCGAAGCCGTCGACCGTCGCGAGGTACGCCGTCTCCCGGTCGTCGCCGACGACGACCTCGCAGGCCCCGTCGACGGGGACCGATCCCAGGGGTTCGTAGGATTCCTGTGCCGCCGAGGCGACGGCGGATCTGCTCGAGACGCCAGGGCCGAGGTTGAGACCGATGCCGACGCTACTGGCGCCAGCGACCGTTCGGAGGAGGGCACGTCGTTGCATATTATCAACACGAACCTCGAGTATAAAACATTGTCCGATGTCGATGGCGACGCGATTCGCGTAGTCGACGCTGACGCCAGTACACGGTTACCCGCGCATTCGACGCCGGTCGCCGGTTCCCTCGGTCATCGCGCTCGCCAGGGCGCCCTCGAGGACGACGTCGTCACCGTGATCGGTGACGGTGATCTCGGGGACGTTCGACATCACCATCTCGGGGACCCGTTCGCGAATGGGGTCGACCACGAGGTCCTCGTTGTGCAAGACGACGGCACCGCCGAGAGAGACGACCAGGGGTGCGTAGGAGTGAACGACGTTCGAAATGCCGATCACGTTCCAGTGGGCGACCTGCTCGATCGTGTGGTCGGCGAGTTGGTCCTCGCCGGCCAGATCGAAGACGTCCTTGGCCGTGAAGTCGGGGTCCTCGAGGGGCAGGCTGGTGTCGATCGAGGGATCGTCCTCGGCCAGCAGGCGGGCGTACTCGGGGATGTTGTTTCCCGAACAGTAGCCCTCCCAGTGGCCCTCCTTGCCACAGCCGCAGGTCAACCGCCCACGGGGGTCGACGACGCAGTGGCCGACCTCGCCCGCGTTGCCGTCCCAGCCGGAGATGATCCGCCCGTCACAGCACACTCCCGCGCCGATCCCCGAGGAGATCGTGACGTACACCATGTCGTCGGGGTTTCGGTCGGAGTGGAATCGCTCGCCGATGACGCCCGCGTTGGTGTCGTTGTGGAGGTAGACCTCCTCGGAGTCGACGAGCACCGAAATCGGGCCCGTCAGCGGGATTCGATCGACCGTTTCCGGAAAGTTCGCGGGGTCGATCACCGCCCCCTCAGCGAGGTCGAACGGGCCGATCGAGCCGATGCCGACGGCCTCGACCCGAGCCGGTTCGACCCCGGCGTCCGCGCAGGCTTCCCGAAGCGTCGCGAGAACCTTCTCGGTCACGTCGATCCCGGTCGGGCCTCGAGGCGTCCCGTTCTTGCTCGAGCCGACGGTTCGGCCCTCGCCGTCGCCCATGACCGCTCGAACGTTGGTCGCGCCGAGGTCGACGCCCGCGTAGTAGACCATTCCTATCCGTGCAACCGACGTCCCCACACTTAACTACATACATCCTTACTCGAGAGCGAGTACACCTCACAATACGCGTGTCAACACGTACCTCGAGAGGGACGGTCGGTCTAGCAAGTGGGTAAATTCGTTACCGTGTGAAGGGAAATCCGCACGCGAATCACTCCTGGTTTCGATGGGGATTTTGGTCTCGTTCGTAGCAGGCGGACGAAACATCCGGTATCGTCGAATCACTCGCCAGCCGTCGTATTCGGTCGTCACGGAAGCGCCACGGGTGAACGACGCGCTACTCAGCGAATCGGTCGGCAGAAAGCGACATCGGCGTGCCCCGCAGTGGTTGGGCCATAACAGGACACGCCAGTTGCCCATAGCGGGTGTGCCTTCAAGTAGTTTGTGTGATTATCTGAGTGAACAGTGTACCCCGCTCGAGTCACCGAAATGGTCCACTATCGAGCGCAACCCGCGACACGAATCCTTTTCCGTCACCGACGCCAACCACACACGTTCGGAAAACCGGACTCGTGGTTGGGCCATGACACAGGAAGAACGCATCTCGGAAGCGATTAGTCTGCTACAGGAACTCGGACTCAAGGAGTACGAAGCGCGCTGTTTTCTGGCGCTCACACAGCTGTCCACCGGCACGGCGAAAGAGATCCACGAGATCTCCGAGGTGCCTCGGACGCGGGTGTACGATGCAATCGGTGTGCTCGAGTCAGAGGGCCTGGTCGAAGTACAGCATGCGAGCCCCCAGCGGTTTCGAGCCGTGGGGATCGCCGAGGCGACGCGGACGCTCCGCCGAAAGTACGACACCCGTATCGAGACACTCGAATCGAATCTCCAGACGATCGAACGCCGAAAACTCGAGGAGGACGACACCCAGCTCCAGGAAGTGTGGTCGCTGATGGGAAACGAGGCGATCGAGTCACGAACGCTCGACCTCATCGACGAAGCGGAATCCGAAATCGCATTGCTCGTCGTTGACGAGGAACTGCTGTCGGAGACGCTGTTCGAGCACCTCGAGGCGGCCCGAGAACGAGAACTCTCGATACTGCTTGGCGGCCAAACGGAGTCGATCACCGCGCAACTCGGGACGGGACTCCCCAACGTCCGCACGTTCGAAACCGGCCTGGACTGGCTCACTGGGCCAGCGGTCGCTCACGAGGTTGCGATCAGTCGAATCCTGCTCGTCGACCGCGAGACGCTGCTGATCGGATCGTACTATCCAGACGCCGACGACGAGAAGGCGAGAGAACAGGCGGTGTTCGCGCGCGGTCTCGAGAACGGAATCGTGGTGCTGTTGCGGCGACTGGTGTCGGCAGGGTTGGCTCCGTCGAACGATCCGGGTAACGGGTAGACAGACGGGTGCAGTGGTCGGCAGTGATTTTCGTTCGCAACCCAGGAACGATTCCTGATCACGCGATGTGCAAATTTACAGCGACGAGGGACCGGTCGATTCGAAGATGATCAGTTCGTCACCGTCGAATCGGACCTGGTAGCGGTCGATCGAAATGGTGATCGAGATCGAATCCGATTTTCGGTCTCGGACGAGAATATCGAGCGCTTCCGGATCGACGTGATCGTAAAGCGTCGTCTCGAGCACGGCCACCAGTTCGGCTGGGTCGACGCGCTCGAGGGTTGCGAGGGCGTCGATCACGGCGAAGCTCGGCGCCGTAACCGACCAGTCGTACATTTTCCGAAGGCGGATGGGAGTCGGCTCGGCCGACTGCGCATCCTCTTCTCGATCACTTCCGACCATTAGTCGTCTCATACGCTCCAGGCTATTAAATCGGTGTGAGAATATGGGTGAATATTCAAATACTCTCACTCAGGCCGAGTGCTCTCGAGTCGCCACGTAAAGATGGCTCGCAGGACGACGACGAGGCTGTTGCGGTCGCCAGCACCCCAGATCGCCGTCTCCTCGATCTCATCGGCGTCGTCGGCCCCGTTCACGAGCGCGCTAACGAGTGCCGTCTCTTCGTCGGTGATCAACAGGCTCCCCGCGGGCGTGTCCTGCCACTCCCAGAGGGTTTCGAACAGGTCGATCGACGGCACCTCCGCCCGAACGCGCTCCTCGACTTCCTCCGAGATGCCCGCCAGATAGATGTCGACCCCCCGGTCGGCGGCGGCCTGCAGCGCCTCGAGATGGGCGTCGGTGAGTAACTCGTCGACGGTCATGTAGACGATTTGTTCGTCTGCCTCGGCGACGAACTCGTCGATGCGGGCGGACACCGCCTCTCGGCCGGTGACCGTCCAGACGCCGAACTGCTCGCGCTGTGGCTGGGCGGGGCCGATCTCCTCCAGACACTCCGAGAGTTCGGTAATCGTGGTTTCGCGTCTGGTGTTGAGCGTACGGACGACGGTCTCCTTCGAGATCACGGTGAACTTTCGCGGTGTCGTGTGCTGGATGTCGATGAACCCCCGTTCGTGGAGCCGATCCGCCGCTTCGTACACCCGCGTTCGGGGAACGCCGTCGATTCGAGTGATGTCCTGTGCGGTACCCGTCCCCAGCCGCAAGAGATTGAGGAGTGTCTGGGCTTCGTACTGGGACAAACCCAGCTCCTGTAACCGGTCGAGTGCCTCGGCTTCGGCCTGCTCTTCGTCGAACGCTACCATAGTTGATCCGTCCATGGAGAGCGCAAAAAGCCTACCTCACGGTGGGGCGCTCGAGTCGGCCTCGAGTGACGCTGAGAGGAGGTTACTCGAGTTCAGCCGTGACGAACTGGTGCAGTTTTTCGACGCGCTCGTTCGGATGATAGCGGACCGTTTCCGTTCGGTCGTCGTACTCAACGAGGCCGGCGTCTTCGAGTTTCGGGAGATGGTTGTGATACAGGTCCAGAAGAAGTCGTTCGGAGTTCGCTGTTTCAACTGAATCTGGGGGCGGATTCTCCGGCGACAGGTGTTTGGCGAGCACGTCCAGACCCACGTCGTTGCGCTCGTTTTCGATCAACTGCGTGAGGACCGAACGGCGTCGTTGGTTGGCGACGATGTGTATCGCGGTATCGGTCGAAATGGTGTGGGTGATGTGACTCATTGTGTTTTCGATTCAATTATACAATGATCGCTACGGGGATTAACCCCGTAGTTCACTCAGATCCTCACACGTGTGATGTCGACGACCGCGAATGAAATGGTGTGTTCTGCACAGGTACTCCTGGAAAGATGCGTCGAGTCTGGGAGACATACCTCGAGCGAACCCATCGATTGGTAACGCCGTGGTCGACCCCGAGTTCGATCGTCGCTCCCTGATGCGACCCCTTTTATTTCGCTCGGCTCGCGCCTCGCTCGCAAACGCTGGACCAAAAAACCCGGTTCAATCCTCGAGACACGTTACTCGACCTCGAATTCGATCGCCGCTCCCTGACCAAATCCAACGCAGAGCGTCGCCAGCCCACGGCCCCCGCCTCGCTCGAGCAACGCGTGGATCAGCGCGACGGGCAATCGGGCACCCGAGGCACCGAGCGGGTGGCCGAGTGCAATCGCGCCGCCGTTAACGTTGAACTGCTCGTTGTCGATGCCGAGTTCGTCACGGCTATAGACAGTCTGGCTCGCAAACGCCTCGTTGAGTTCCACCAGGTCGTAGTCCTCGATGTCCCGGCCAGTGCGCTCGAGCAGCCCCCGGGTAGCGGGGACCGGGCCGATACCCATCACGGTCGGGTCGACGCCAGCGACGTTGTTCGAACCGACCGTTGCCATGATCTCGAGGTCGTGTTCCTCGGCGAAGGCCTCGCTCGTGACCATCACGCCCGCCGCTCCGTCGGAGATCTGAGAGGCGTTTCCGGGCGTGACGGTTCCATCGCCCTTGAAGACCGTCGGGAGTCCCGCCAGGGTCTCGAGGTCGGTGTCGGGACGGATGCCCTCGTCCGTCGTCACGGTGCCGTCGTCGGTCTCGATGGGGACGATCTGATCCTCGAAGCGGCCCTCCTCGGTCGCGGCGTGGGCGCGCTGGTGGCTCTGGAGAGCGTACTCGTCCTGGGTCTCACGGTCGACGTCGTAGACCTCGGCGACCTTCTCGGCGGTCATTCCCATCTGGAGTTCGCCGACGTTGTACTCGGTCGCGAGCTGGGGGTGGAGCGTCGTGTAGCTGTCGCCCATCGCCACCTTCGACATGTTCTCGACGCCGCCGGCGATGATGCACTCGCGCTGGCCGGCGCGGATGGCGTCGGAGGCGGAGATGACGGCCTGCATCGAGGAGGCACACCAGCGGTTGATCGTCGTCGCCGGCACGGACTCGCCGAGCTCCGAGAGGAGCGCGATGACGCGGGCAATGTTGTTGTCCTGTTCGTCGCGCTGCTGGGCACAGCCCCACATCAGGTCGTCGACGTCTTCGCCCGAGAGGCCGGTCTCGGCGAGCATCTCGTCGATCAGCGGAATGGAGAGATCCTCGCTGCGAACGTCGGCGAACACGCCGCCGTCTTTTCCTTGCGGAGTCCGGACAGCCTGGACGATCACTGGCGTCTGTGTCATACCGACTCGCACGTTCCTCACGAACTTAAATGGCCGTAGAACTCGAGGAGACGCGTGCGAAGTTTACGGAGAAGTGATTGGCGATTCGGATCGAGACAGGCGCTCCACATTGCTCACGGTGAAAGAGCGATTTTACCTTACCTTAGTATATTGAGGTGTGGGCCCGAATCACTAGCCGATGGGATTCGATCGACAGGTGCTGGCAGTCGCCCTCGTCGCCCTGCTCGTGGGCTCGAGCGTGGGATTCGCCTTCGCCGGCGAACTCGGTGGGACGAGCCCGGCGGCAGCCGACACCAACGGACTGGAGAATCGACAGCTATCGAACGACACTCCTCAGCCGACTATCGAGCAGTTCGACTCCGAGGCGGCGTTCGCCGACTACCTGCGGGCGTCGAACGACGGTTCCGGGTCTTTCGGTTTCGGAATGGGGCGGCCGGCCGTCGTGACCGACGAGGTCGAGGAAGACGCCGCAGATGGGGACGCCGGGAACGGTAACGGCAACGATGCTACTGACGACGCAGCCAGGAGTGGCGACTCCTCGAGCGCCGGTGCCGACGAGCGCCGCTACGCCGAGACGAACGTCCAGGAGGCGATGATGGACGAACCCGACATCCTGAAGACCGACGGCCAGACCGTCTACTACGGCGACCGGCGGTTCCGCGGTGGGAGCGCGACGCACGTCATCGACGCCTCGACGCCGAACGATCCGACGGCGCTGAGCGAGATTCCGCGCTCGGGCGAGATGCTCCTGACCAACGACGACGTGCTGGTGCAGTTCGACCGCAACCGCCTGCGCGGCTACGACGTCTCGAGCCCCGAAGACCCCGACGAGGCCTGGTCGACGGACCTCGAGGGCCACCTCGAGGCGGCCCGCCTCTACGACGGCGACATCTACCTCGTCATGGCCGACCGCGTCTCACCGGCCGAACCCTGTCCGGTCGAGCCGCTGGGCGACGACGGCCCCGCGGTCGACTGTACGGACGTCCACTACCCGACCGATCAGAACGGCGCCAACACGGTGTACACGACGCTGCGCCTGGACCCCGCGAGCGGCGAGGTCACTGACTCGGTGAGCTTCCTCGGCTCGTCGCACACGACCGCGACCTACGTCTCCGAGAACGGCGTCTACCTGACGTACGTGGACTCGCCCTCGCACGCGGACGTTCGCCTCGAGTTCCTCCTGACGACCGGTGAAGCGTACCTCGACGACCGGTCGCTCGAACGACTCGAGCGACTGCAGGGGTACGACCTCTCTGAACACGCGACGATGGTGGAAATCGAGGCCATCCTCGCCGACTGGCGGGCCGGACTCGACGACGACGAGCGCCGCACCAAAGAGCGCGAACTTCGCGACGCCTGGGAGGAGTACGTTGAGGAGAACAAGCGAGCGTTCGACCGGACGGGGATCGTCACGGTCGGATTCGGTGGCGACCTCTCTGTCGACGCCGGCGGCGCCGTCCCCGGCACGCCGCTCAACCAGTGGTCGATGGACGAACACGACGGCCACCTGCGCATCGCGACGACGATCAACGCCCCGGGTGCCGAGTGGGAGAACGACCTCTACGTGCTCGATTCAGACCTCGAGGTGACCGGCTCGGTCACCGGCATGGGCGTCGACGAGCGGGTCTACTCCGTACGCTACGAGGGCGACAAGGCCTACGTCGTCACGTTCCGCCAGATCGACCCGTTCCACGTCATCGACGTCTCCGACCACGAGAACCCGGTGCTCGAGGGTGAACTCAAGCTTCCGGGCTACTCCGACTACCTCCACCCGCTCGGCGAGGAGCGTATCCTCGGTATCGGGCAGGAAGACGGGAAGGTCAAGGCCGTGATCTTCGACGCGAGCGACCCCGAGAATCCAGTGATCGAGGACGATGAAATCCTCGAGGATCGCTGGTCGGCCGTCAGCGAGAGCCACAACGCCTTCCTGCTCGACGAGCGCCACGGCGTGTTCTTCCTGCCGGGCAGCGAGGGCGGGCACGTCTACGCCTACGAGGACGGCCTCGAGCACGTGATGACCGTCGATACCGACGGTCCGGCTTTCCGGGCGACGTACATCGACGACTCGCTGTACGTCTTCGGCGAGGACGAACTGGTCGTCGTCGACCAGACGACCTGGGAGGAAGTGAAGCGCCTCGACCTGTAGCGCGCGAGGACAACCCTTATTTCGAGCGTCTGGGAATGACGTCGCATGGACGACACCGGCGAGCAGGACACCGGATCGCGGGCCGACGACCGCGACCGGATGACGGATCGCGACGGCGATAGCGACGCCGAGTCGGACGGCGTGGACGACGCCTCCGACCCCGGTACCTCCTCGAGAACGACCCCT
It contains:
- a CDS encoding amino acid-binding protein produces the protein MSDEYASGSSTTGAAADSEAEADADATAVDSEGDTPETDGGRQAYTVRLELIDEPGELLRALAPISENGGNLLSIHHERGNITPRGHIPVEVDLECVPARFDDVVDGLREAGINVIQAGPERYGEELTVVLVGHLVETDLSDSLSRIEGDAHAGVLDLSLNAPDGTDAVSSARLRLAVDTGRRETVLEGLRSLADEKGLGLIEPLSGGEI
- a CDS encoding NifU family protein — encoded protein: MTDADDEPLKARVEQWLTREMPIIKMHGGTSAVREADPETGEVIIELGGGCTGCEVADITTSNIEAELLTWPEITDITVRVPDPRESLGGPDQAESIMGIDRTEGGRGDWGSSNPGKDHF
- a CDS encoding LVIVD repeat-containing protein yields the protein MQRRALLRTVAGASSVGIGLNLGPGVSSRSAVASAAQESYEPLGSVPVDGACEVVVGDDRETAYLATVDGFATVDVSDPTDPQVLADRRGLLEDVQNEDRSFTEILDVEVSGDRLIVPGPANPGGPNVFHGFFQYDVSDPANPTLIGEPVETGYHLHNCFLDGDRLYLPRNEVGQNRRPNAVEIYDLSGDDPQRLGEWSLLDHEPRWDDVVEPFLWYLHDVTVHDEIAVLPFWNAGTYLVDVSDPSDPTYVSHVSETSLEEQLEISDAEMMDYYTGLPGNDHYGALDDTGSILAVGREAWVTDAPEADRHGGIDLYDVIDLENPVHATTIDAPETPNGAYEAGQWTTSHNFELRDGLLYSSWYRGGVKLHDLSTLEEPQEIAAWRDPSVAAFWTARVLEPSATFVASSTPILPNAGTEGTLYVFASEAGEQVDPPSFDAADGSGSGTGDGGNETEPGESGNETDAENETGDDDGNQSEDGPEDDDSDPTPGFTAAGAAGVVGGTLALEAWRRRR
- a CDS encoding ROK family protein produces the protein MVYYAGVDLGATNVRAVMGDGEGRTVGSSKNGTPRGPTGIDVTEKVLATLREACADAGVEPARVEAVGIGSIGPFDLAEGAVIDPANFPETVDRIPLTGPISVLVDSEEVYLHNDTNAGVIGERFHSDRNPDDMVYVTISSGIGAGVCCDGRIISGWDGNAGEVGHCVVDPRGRLTCGCGKEGHWEGYCSGNNIPEYARLLAEDDPSIDTSLPLEDPDFTAKDVFDLAGEDQLADHTIEQVAHWNVIGISNVVHSYAPLVVSLGGAVVLHNEDLVVDPIRERVPEMVMSNVPEITVTDHGDDVVLEGALASAMTEGTGDRRRMRG
- a CDS encoding TrmB family transcriptional regulator, translated to MTQEERISEAISLLQELGLKEYEARCFLALTQLSTGTAKEIHEISEVPRTRVYDAIGVLESEGLVEVQHASPQRFRAVGIAEATRTLRRKYDTRIETLESNLQTIERRKLEEDDTQLQEVWSLMGNEAIESRTLDLIDEAESEIALLVVDEELLSETLFEHLEAARERELSILLGGQTESITAQLGTGLPNVRTFETGLDWLTGPAVAHEVAISRILLVDRETLLIGSYYPDADDEKAREQAVFARGLENGIVVLLRRLVSAGLAPSNDPGNG
- a CDS encoding HalOD1 output domain-containing protein, with translation MVGSDREEDAQSAEPTPIRLRKMYDWSVTAPSFAVIDALATLERVDPAELVAVLETTLYDHVDPEALDILVRDRKSDSISITISIDRYQVRFDGDELIIFESTGPSSL
- a CDS encoding TrmB family transcriptional regulator; the encoded protein is MVAFDEEQAEAEALDRLQELGLSQYEAQTLLNLLRLGTGTAQDITRIDGVPRTRVYEAADRLHERGFIDIQHTTPRKFTVISKETVVRTLNTRRETTITELSECLEEIGPAQPQREQFGVWTVTGREAVSARIDEFVAEADEQIVYMTVDELLTDAHLEALQAAADRGVDIYLAGISEEVEERVRAEVPSIDLFETLWEWQDTPAGSLLITDEETALVSALVNGADDADEIEETAIWGAGDRNSLVVVLRAIFTWRLESTRPE
- a CDS encoding DUF7344 domain-containing protein, coding for MSHITHTISTDTAIHIVANQRRRSVLTQLIENERNDVGLDVLAKHLSPENPPPDSVETANSERLLLDLYHNHLPKLEDAGLVEYDDRTETVRYHPNERVEKLHQFVTAELE
- a CDS encoding thiolase family protein yields the protein MTQTPVIVQAVRTPQGKDGGVFADVRSEDLSIPLIDEMLAETGLSGEDVDDLMWGCAQQRDEQDNNIARVIALLSELGESVPATTINRWCASSMQAVISASDAIRAGQRECIIAGGVENMSKVAMGDSYTTLHPQLATEYNVGELQMGMTAEKVAEVYDVDRETQDEYALQSHQRAHAATEEGRFEDQIVPIETDDGTVTTDEGIRPDTDLETLAGLPTVFKGDGTVTPGNASQISDGAAGVMVTSEAFAEEHDLEIMATVGSNNVAGVDPTVMGIGPVPATRGLLERTGRDIEDYDLVELNEAFASQTVYSRDELGIDNEQFNVNGGAIALGHPLGASGARLPVALIHALLERGGGRGLATLCVGFGQGAAIEFEVE
- a CDS encoding beta-propeller domain-containing protein; translated protein: MGFDRQVLAVALVALLVGSSVGFAFAGELGGTSPAAADTNGLENRQLSNDTPQPTIEQFDSEAAFADYLRASNDGSGSFGFGMGRPAVVTDEVEEDAADGDAGNGNGNDATDDAARSGDSSSAGADERRYAETNVQEAMMDEPDILKTDGQTVYYGDRRFRGGSATHVIDASTPNDPTALSEIPRSGEMLLTNDDVLVQFDRNRLRGYDVSSPEDPDEAWSTDLEGHLEAARLYDGDIYLVMADRVSPAEPCPVEPLGDDGPAVDCTDVHYPTDQNGANTVYTTLRLDPASGEVTDSVSFLGSSHTTATYVSENGVYLTYVDSPSHADVRLEFLLTTGEAYLDDRSLERLERLQGYDLSEHATMVEIEAILADWRAGLDDDERRTKERELRDAWEEYVEENKRAFDRTGIVTVGFGGDLSVDAGGAVPGTPLNQWSMDEHDGHLRIATTINAPGAEWENDLYVLDSDLEVTGSVTGMGVDERVYSVRYEGDKAYVVTFRQIDPFHVIDVSDHENPVLEGELKLPGYSDYLHPLGEERILGIGQEDGKVKAVIFDASDPENPVIEDDEILEDRWSAVSESHNAFLLDERHGVFFLPGSEGGHVYAYEDGLEHVMTVDTDGPAFRATYIDDSLYVFGEDELVVVDQTTWEEVKRLDL